Below is a window of Gossypium hirsutum isolate 1008001.06 chromosome A12, Gossypium_hirsutum_v2.1, whole genome shotgun sequence DNA.
GCATTTGCTGGTATTGAATCAATGGAAGTTGTCTTGTTACTAGAAGGAAATGTCTTTGATGATATCTTTCGTGTTTTGCCTTGTTTCCCCTCCTTTAAGACAAAGCTGGAGTAGTTTTTTTAAACATGTAGACGTTGGTCCTTAAATCGGGGGAATCCTTTAGTGAAGAAGCCTGTAAAAGTTAGATAGTCATTAGTTAAAAGGTTTTGAGATGTTCAGTTGCATATCCTAGCTTAACTAATTATCGATGTTTTTGGAGTAACAAATGGTAGCATAGTTCTTTGGGAACAAAACTTGGATTGCTTTAACTgaacttgtatctagattaatgAAGCTTCTATGGCTAGAAAAGAGATTAGGGTGAGTTTGAAATCATATGCAGGCATGACTTTTGTTGGGTAATATTTTTTCATGCTTGATATTAGCAATGGGTAACAAATGGGAAACTGAGCAGATTTAGGTACCCCATAGACAATGTTAACTCCAGATCCTTCGATCCATGAACTCCATTGAGTTTATCAACTATTAATGTAAATTTGCTAATCACTAGGTATACTTTTCAGAGGAACCTCATTGAAACATTTATGCCGGCAAATGAGTCTTTGTTTACCTCAACCCTTAATTTTCTCTAAAGTTCTCGCCTTTTGTATTGAATATGTTATCCCTCACGGGTATGGAGTGTGATCTTCATAATATATGAGAAAACTTTAAAAGATTGAGGATTCCCGTATTGGCACTTACCCTTGAGTCCAAATAGCATTGGTAAGCATCATGTTTCAGGAGTTTACTTACTGTGGTTTTAGACAAGGATTTTACACTACAGGGTACAGTAATTTTCCGGCAGGCACAGTTAGTTCTTACCTTTTACTTGGGACTCAGGTGAGTGTTGAATACAAGGATTTGTCCAAAACACGGGTATGACAAAgtgtttttctaggtttttttcatgtatttgaaaGATCTTTGGAGGTCATATATTTATATCCGTGCGTTAGACATTGCGTGTTGGATGCACACGAGGACCTGAGACCGGCATGAGTTCTTTCTGGCTGGAGATGAGTTATGCCGTTGAAATAATCTTGAGTTATGTaaaaatgtgtgtgtatatatatatatttatattttgccTGAAAAACAGGTCTCCCAGGTAGTCAATTAATTGATTTGGCTCCAATCGGTCACTTGATTTCTCATTGTTTGCAGTGAAACTGAATTTCCTTTGGTCTCAATTTAGTggtaaaataatccaaaaaaaatttaaggtaaatATGATTTTGAGtgtattttttatatcaaatttagaACAATAAATGTTTGATACGAGTTACATTTGgttttatatcaatttaatttacCTAATGGAAGTTTTATTTTAtggtattaaatttaatataagttCGAAAATCAAAATTCAGGACCAAAATGAATTGTTACTACCTCTATTGGCTAGTGTGCCTAATCTAGGGATCTGCCCATCCTAGTCTTCGCAAGCAGTACATCACTACATCGTATTCGTATATATTTTAacatgttttttatattattcgtTAGTtagatttttcatgtttttcGTTGTTAGACATTTAATAAACACAAACATTATTCAACATATTTAGTaatatatttaattgaaaaacagaaaaataaatacaaaagacaaGACGCATACTCGGATTGTGAAAGTCCATAGTTAAGCATATGATATGCCTGAAACGTAAGAGAAACATGGTAAGGTAAGGAGACGAATATACTAATAAAATCCCCCAATATGGCTGTGTGAGATCACAATGACAGAAGAGTGAAACAGACATGTCAGCCTGAATCTCAAAACTGCAGTGTTACTTCCCAAGCAATCGGCGAGCTCGTTGATTTGCTCCTCTCACACGGAAATTTAGCTCATCCACATCATCTTGGAGACCATTCAGACTCTTATTTTGCCTGCAATTAGGGTTTGAATTATGATTTccgatattaattaaaaaatagaaagccTGATTTATCTCGTGATCTACTTGAGTACACGAAACTAACCTCTCGATTTCGGATCCCATATCGACAGCCATACCCTTCAACTCTCCCAGTAGATCGCTTAAACCAGAGAGGGCATCATCTTGCTTTGCCTTTTCAAACTAATTAAACAATCCcagcaaaaaataaataaataaattgcacattccaacaaaaaaaaaataaagactaaTGAGGGGTTTCATGCCCTTCTCGTACCTCCACTTTTTGATACGCATCCACCGGCTCAGGGGGTGGCGTTTGTGATTTTGAATGTCTCCTTGGAACAGGATTCAATCCCAGTTTCTCCTTTTGCTCCAAGTGGCCACCTCTACTCTTAGGCAAATCATCTGCAGGCCAAGTACATACACACAGTTCAGAAAAAAACGCAACAAAGACAGATGCAAACACAAATTCCAAGCTCACCACCAACTTCTAATTGCAGGAAATAATACATTCAGATGTTTAAATGGGGAAAAACAAAGAGATGATTCATGGAGGTGTATGGGAAGAAAATGAACCTCTTGTTATAACAGGGCCAACTATTTGCCGAGTCTTCTTCGGTTTCCAGGTTCTAGAGAACATGCCTCCGAGACTTCCCAAGAGCTTCTCGCCCTGAAATCCGAAAGAACTACCATTAACAGCATTCCTTCAATTTCATAAGATCAATCCATTAGAGGAAGAGTAcaagatattttgatattttgaaggTCAAGAAGAGAACTTGGCAGTTAAATAATCAATCAATCATATCTGCATATCACTTTCAAACTACGTCGCTTGGACTTGAGGGTGAGTATCGGATATCTATTTCTTCTGAACAAATGGCAATCCATCTCAATAGAACTACTTTATTTCTAGTTAAACTATTAACATTGCACCCAATTTTAGACTCGTTTCCTTTCCGTATATGATCAAAGATGCACAAACATGATGGCATGAATATTTTGTAGCATTGTCATCATGGCTGGGGGAACACTATTCATTCAATTCGATAAAAATGCAAACCCAAACCTCGTTAGTGATTTAATTTTAGGCGACTCCTTAGGATCATAATGGTAGCAACATGATCAGACCTGGATGTCATTGTGTCTATTAAAACATAAACTGTAAgaaatttttttcatgttttcgACTTTATCATCCAGCAGAAAGTTCTGCTTTTAAAAATGAATGACATACCCGACTAAGGTCATGATCAATGCCAGCAGCCGTATTATGAGTCCGGGTAATCTGTTCACCCTGTTGATGTAAGGCGATCAAAGTATTGGTGGCACCTTCTCTCATTTCTTCCGCAATCTTCACACAATTGTTGACGGTCTTAGTAGTCTCCTCAGACTTGTAGACGGCATAGTTCTCCAATTCTTGCACCGATTGGTTCTCAAGTCCGCCAGAGTCACGGAAATCATTCTTATAATTGTTTCGTGATGCTGAACTTTGCCAATATGAAGATGAAGAATTCACTTTCCCCTCATTGTCAATAAGAGGATTGGCCCCAAAATTCGGAGGACTCAAAGTAGGTTCAGAAGAAGTCCTTCTTGAAGGTTTAAGGGTTTGCTTATTGTCAAACTCGTCATCAGAATCAAAGGGGTTGGAACGAGAAGCGGCCACACGTGCAGGATCAACTGAATTATGCTTAGCGGTCTTCAATGGAGATTTCTTTAAACCTAACATCCTttttaatgaatgaaaaaatCTGTCACTTGGTCAGGCAGTTGATAGGAAGAAAGGAGTCAAATACAATGTAATCTGCAAAGCAATAAACATTTACACATTAGACGATGGCAGCAGCGAAAACTAGAGACATAGAGCAGAAATATAACAAATTCGGATGAGTAGACAGTACACGTCATACGTccctacatacatacatatacatacttaaatCAACCATCCATCCATCCATTCATACATACATAATACATACACATGCACAAATGCAACAACTTCCAGCAACAAAGCTGAGAAATCAGGAAGAAGATATCCAATGAATTCAGATAAATACCCACGTGTGTGTGTGCCATTTAATTCCTAGCAACAAAGATGAAATAATCAGGAAGATGATGCTATTCAATTTCCCAAAACTTTCTTTTGAGAGAGGAACTTGATTAAGCAGTCTTATTTATACTTTTCCTTTAGGAAATAACATGGATGGAAAAGATAACTACTATGTAATACTTGATAAAAAGGGGCTTACAAAAGGGATTCAAAAGGCTAAAAGcaatttttaaagaaggaaaaaaaactaGAATTAGAACTAGATCATAAATCACATGCAAAGTAGCGTGACCAGAAAGAAGAACATCCCATAAACTTGAGAAGAAAggttaaaaattctaaatttatcaTCAAAGGTTAATTAAGATTTAGTTGACTTTGGGTTTTTCATCACTTCATAAGAAAAGATAAGATTCCCTCGGTTTTCACGGGAGGCAAACAAACATAGAACCAACTAAGAAACCCATCCAGCCAACATCCCCATCAAGAATTCAAGATATCAATCAAACTGCTCAAAAATTCAAAACGCGaagcataaaagaaaaaaaacaccaAAATCGTTAACATACtacaagaaaaaagagaaaagaaaacctggGTTTTGTCTGTTTAACCAATAAATTGGATTaagaacaagaaagaaaattgaaacgATCCGTATGGAAAAAAAGAggcaaaaatgaaagaaaataacaaaGAACCGAGGGAAGTAACTggaaaaaaggagagaaaataaAACTGATTTTAACACCAAGGAAgttgaaaaatacaaaaattgagagagaaaagaaaagtctTTGAAATGGATTGTCAGGGAAATGAAGAGCTTTAAAGAGAGGGAAGGAAACGCATTAAACGCGTcagaaaatccaaagagaaagtcgtGAAAATGGAAATTGGTAAGAAAGGGGCCAATTCCATAAtgtatttattactattattttaatttcatgtttccatttttctttttcatgtttcaatttcattttatttttgttttaaggaCCTTTCCCTCTCAATAAGTCAATAattcattaaagaaaaaaaaaattacttttctaTTTGTTGAACTAATCAACAAGGGATTTGATAATAAGTAAATTAAACATCCCACCCATTTTGACCGAAACTACTTCCACCTTTTCTTTTATCAAATACAACTTCTGTTCTTTTATATTGTAGAGGGATTGGTTAGAGGTTATCAAATTCAGCCTCGGTAAGAAGAATTTATCAAGTTCTACATGGTTTTAGAAAATGGTGTCTGTGATAAGTTTTTAGAGaagataataaaattatagattttttagttaaaatatcTTTTGTCTAAAAGGAAGGTATTTTAGGTGTTCAATGAGGTGCTTACGAAGATGGTAGATGTTTTAGTTGTTGATGCGGCTAGTTTCGATTTCTTTACCTAATACTTTGATGTAGTTGTCCGTGGGTACAAACAGAATTTATGTTTgtgtaagaaaattaaaaattaattattgaatattatttataaaatatgtatttgtattatttaatatttttagaatatatttagattatttgataaatataatttttaaaatttgaaagataaaatatttaaaggATAATactagaagaaagaaaacaaaaataattttaaaaaatgtgataagttgtcccttatctatttattatttttcattgtaaaattatatcatgtatttatttttattgtttgtcaaatatacttaaaaacataaactcgctgaaaatatttacttttaatttatttgatttttttcaatgaATTATCAAACAAACCCTTAGCGTAGTTCAACTCAATCATTTTTAATTCTATCCATATCaataaataattaacttatgCTCATTTTAgattatctttaattttttaaaaatttaaaatataaatattttatatgatttttattaaatttttaaatatagatgcatatatttaatttttaaattaagtattatctatctatattatatttaaagAACTTATTAAGTTGATGTTACATTTCAATCAATCTCaaattaattgagaaattattaaaaattattttttataaaataataaatattactatGAGAatagtttttgttattttttagttGAAACCAGGGTATCTCTCATTGGTAGCAGTGACTAATCTTCTCGCCGCAAGTGCTCTCTAAAGAGTTAAACAACTAGCCATGAAATGCACTCTATTCCAATGGGTAAGGACCGAACCCCTAATCTCATGATTAAAGGATGAGACGAGCAATCACCACGGCACACTAAAAAAATATGCTTTATAGGATTGAACTAAACCTATCCAAAGGTTTGGTACTGCTCATGCCGAAAGGTTCGCTTGAaatttgggcaaaaatattaaGCTCGTAAAATAGGTTTTGGCCAAAAAAAAAGactcatttaaaatatgggtcgagCTTGGGCTTTAGCATTCAAGGCCTAACTGACCCATTTTTAAGTTCGAAATATTTTAtactatgttatttttatatatttatgtaatttataacacataaaaattaaatctaaactaATATACATAAAAATGTTAAGATAATGACATAtaaaactagttttttttttatcacgTGCGAtgcataaaatatgttaatattatacTTAGCTCCGACCAAACCCGACCCATGAATACTTCTAGATTGAACCCAAAGCACCATAATTTTCAGTGTCTTTACTATTTCAACTAAAGCTAcatcttatttaaaaaaaaatcatagtaatatttattatataatttttcattCACATTGTGGGTATatcataaatttattataaatatattattgtagatttaatttctatatgatacaaattacataatatataaaat
It encodes the following:
- the LOC107951247 gene encoding SNAP25 homologous protein SNAP33, producing MLGLKKSPLKTAKHNSVDPARVAASRSNPFDSDDEFDNKQTLKPSRRTSSEPTLSPPNFGANPLIDNEGKVNSSSSYWQSSASRNNYKNDFRDSGGLENQSVQELENYAVYKSEETTKTVNNCVKIAEEMREGATNTLIALHQQGEQITRTHNTAAGIDHDLSRGEKLLGSLGGMFSRTWKPKKTRQIVGPVITRDDLPKSRGGHLEQKEKLGLNPVPRRHSKSQTPPPEPVDAYQKVEFEKAKQDDALSGLSDLLGELKGMAVDMGSEIERQNKSLNGLQDDVDELNFRVRGANQRARRLLGK